One stretch of Deinobacterium chartae DNA includes these proteins:
- a CDS encoding HAMP domain-containing protein produces MSDTPTLYSVRLLRAPTDPGERSDKAAQLAPKLGITPERAERFLERSGVNIVKPTSLERAQLLVSLLAEIGVAAEEVPASPPPAAATATFPVSSAAPVGSPAPAATPATSTTGFASAHPTSYPAAPSSTATLSGAAVAEPIASPATDRFSGAENASLEDDLVRKPKGWVSLRWKLLALALIPIAVMGAAWVVSVFTSQARDNRELLVQGAVQTASVFSKSILDLQESSGQNLSNSELRANVQQRAQDLFDSGLLPLNTVIVTDASGNVIAAYDRTFARDNAPDSAFTEPVQTWKNSEPEVYTLATTMAKDTIKYRPPSEGAVKIDMSQTSPLARVDGNVILAAYPLPGGGGATLLALNSSSLQAQVSRSVTNTLFQLIVVLGATAALTALFAAGIIGRLVGLARTADRISLGDLEDPIESKGRDEIDDLADAVERMRSSLEAAMARLG; encoded by the coding sequence ATGAGCGATACTCCGACCCTGTACAGCGTCCGCCTGCTGCGCGCCCCCACCGACCCCGGTGAACGCAGCGACAAGGCTGCCCAACTGGCTCCCAAGCTGGGCATCACGCCCGAGCGCGCCGAGCGTTTCCTCGAGCGCTCGGGCGTCAACATCGTCAAGCCCACGTCGCTCGAACGCGCCCAACTGCTGGTTTCGCTGCTGGCCGAGATCGGGGTGGCCGCCGAGGAGGTTCCGGCAAGCCCTCCCCCGGCCGCAGCCACCGCGACCTTTCCGGTGAGCAGCGCCGCTCCCGTCGGCAGTCCCGCCCCGGCAGCCACCCCGGCAACCAGCACCACGGGCTTTGCTTCTGCCCACCCTACCAGCTACCCGGCCGCACCCAGCAGCACGGCAACCCTGAGCGGCGCAGCGGTCGCCGAACCGATCGCATCCCCGGCGACCGACCGTTTCTCTGGCGCTGAGAACGCGTCGCTCGAGGACGATCTGGTCCGCAAGCCCAAGGGATGGGTGTCGCTGCGCTGGAAGCTGCTGGCCCTGGCCCTGATTCCGATCGCGGTGATGGGAGCGGCCTGGGTGGTCTCGGTCTTCACCAGCCAGGCGCGCGACAACCGCGAACTGCTGGTGCAGGGCGCGGTGCAGACGGCATCGGTGTTCTCCAAGAGCATCTTGGACCTGCAAGAATCCAGCGGACAGAACCTGTCTAACAGCGAACTGCGGGCCAACGTGCAGCAACGCGCCCAGGACCTGTTCGACTCGGGCCTGCTGCCGCTGAACACCGTGATCGTCACCGACGCGAGCGGCAACGTCATCGCCGCTTACGACCGCACGTTCGCCCGCGACAACGCTCCCGATTCGGCTTTTACCGAGCCGGTCCAGACCTGGAAAAACAGCGAGCCCGAGGTTTATACCCTCGCCACCACGATGGCCAAGGACACCATCAAATACCGCCCTCCCAGCGAAGGCGCGGTCAAGATCGATATGAGCCAAACCAGTCCGCTGGCCCGCGTGGACGGCAACGTGATCCTGGCCGCCTACCCGCTGCCCGGCGGTGGCGGGGCCACGCTGCTGGCCCTCAACAGCTCGAGCCTGCAGGCGCAGGTGAGCCGCTCTGTCACCAACACCCTGTTCCAACTCATCGTCGTGCTCGGCGCAACCGCTGCCCTGACCGCCCTGTTCGCCGCTGGCATCATCGGCCGCCTGGTGGGCCTGGCACGCACCGCCGACCGCATCTCGCTCGGAGATCTTGAAGATCCGATCGAGAGCAAGGGCCGCGACGAAATCGACGACCTGGCAGATGCAGTCGAACGCATGCGTTCCTCGCTCGAGGCCGCCATGGCCCGCCTCGGCTGA
- a CDS encoding prephenate dehydratase has translation MFNRTLRSVFMISTVLAVSGASLAADLAYLGPRGTYSDQAAALYASSHPGLDRTVPLSTITEVATQVAEGKMPYGLLPSENTSGAFVAETYGLLLKPEPGWRVIGEIALPISNNLMVKPGTKFEDIKTIYSHPQPVRQSAGFLKSRFPNTPIIETKSTAAAAEEVAKGDGTSAALSAPAAAGVYGLEVLAADTQDDKANTTNFWAIQKAGLEFPEKNPTHLLVTLEAPAGSSTLSSLFTRLRALGFNAVNVESQPMGGALYAYRYAAVFSSKTGNDIAKVQAALEAAASNGGKTLLVGAWRR, from the coding sequence ATGTTCAACCGCACGCTCCGTTCCGTTTTCATGATCTCCACCGTCCTTGCGGTCTCCGGTGCGTCGCTGGCCGCTGATTTGGCCTACCTCGGGCCGCGCGGCACCTACTCGGACCAGGCTGCAGCACTCTACGCGAGCAGCCACCCCGGCCTGGACCGCACGGTGCCGCTGAGCACCATCACCGAGGTCGCCACCCAAGTCGCCGAGGGCAAAATGCCCTACGGCCTGCTTCCCTCCGAGAACACCAGCGGTGCTTTCGTCGCCGAGACCTACGGCCTGCTGCTCAAGCCCGAACCCGGCTGGCGCGTGATCGGCGAGATCGCCCTGCCCATCTCCAACAACTTGATGGTCAAGCCCGGCACCAAGTTTGAGGACATCAAGACCATCTACTCGCACCCCCAGCCGGTGCGGCAGTCGGCCGGCTTCCTGAAGAGCCGCTTCCCGAACACCCCGATCATCGAGACCAAGAGCACTGCCGCCGCCGCCGAGGAAGTGGCCAAGGGCGACGGCACCAGCGCAGCCCTCTCGGCTCCGGCCGCCGCAGGCGTGTACGGCCTCGAGGTGCTCGCTGCCGACACCCAGGACGACAAGGCCAACACCACCAACTTCTGGGCCATCCAAAAGGCCGGCCTGGAGTTCCCCGAGAAGAACCCCACCCACCTGCTGGTAACCCTCGAGGCTCCCGCCGGCAGCAGCACGCTGTCCTCGCTGTTCACCCGCCTGCGCGCGCTGGGATTCAACGCGGTGAACGTCGAGTCGCAGCCGATGGGCGGAGCCCTGTACGCCTACCGCTACGCCGCGGTGTTCAGCAGCAAGACCGGTAACGACATCGCCAAGGTGCAAGCCGCCCTCGAGGCCGCCGCATCGAACGGCGGCAAGACGCTGCTGGTAGGCGCCTGGCGCCGCTAA
- a CDS encoding Bug family tripartite tricarboxylate transporter substrate binding protein has translation MKHVLFTLLLATAGAASAQNIKLMAPATPGGGYDSLARNLAKILKSEKLVGDVEVYNVPGGGGTVGMAQFAKHRGDANHLMVMGMTTIGAIYTNKTSVTMKDVTPIARLTSDFETIVVPAASNYKTFADLLAAFKAKPESIIWGGASPGGAGHLFVGMIGQELGINLRSIKWVSSSSNLQAAKAMLAGDLTAVTGSYSVFQDDIKAGKLRALAISAPTRIEGINVPTAKEGGVNVEISNWRGVFAPAGISARERSQLTAIFTKLARSAAWRENLAAENQNSYFQPEPAFGFFLEREQPRILALLKELDLVK, from the coding sequence ATGAAACACGTCCTTTTTACCCTACTGCTGGCTACGGCCGGTGCGGCCAGTGCCCAGAACATCAAGCTGATGGCTCCGGCCACGCCGGGTGGCGGCTACGACTCGCTGGCCCGCAACCTCGCCAAGATCTTGAAAAGCGAGAAGCTGGTCGGTGACGTCGAAGTCTACAACGTTCCCGGCGGTGGCGGCACCGTGGGCATGGCGCAGTTCGCCAAGCACCGTGGGGACGCCAACCATCTGATGGTTATGGGCATGACCACCATCGGGGCCATCTACACCAACAAGACCTCGGTGACCATGAAGGACGTGACGCCCATCGCACGTCTGACTTCGGACTTCGAGACCATCGTGGTCCCGGCAGCCTCGAATTACAAGACCTTCGCCGACCTGCTGGCCGCATTCAAGGCCAAGCCGGAAAGCATCATCTGGGGCGGAGCGAGCCCCGGCGGCGCCGGACACCTGTTCGTGGGCATGATCGGTCAGGAACTGGGCATCAACCTGCGTTCGATCAAGTGGGTGTCCTCCTCCAGCAACCTGCAGGCCGCCAAGGCCATGCTGGCCGGCGACCTGACCGCCGTCACCGGGTCGTACAGCGTCTTCCAGGACGACATCAAGGCCGGTAAGCTGCGCGCCCTGGCCATCAGCGCTCCTACCCGGATCGAGGGGATCAACGTTCCTACCGCCAAAGAAGGCGGCGTGAACGTGGAAATCTCCAACTGGCGCGGCGTGTTCGCTCCGGCGGGCATCTCGGCGCGCGAACGCTCGCAGCTCACGGCCATCTTTACCAAGCTCGCCCGCTCGGCGGCCTGGCGTGAGAACCTCGCGGCGGAAAACCAGAACTCCTACTTCCAGCCTGAACCGGCCTTCGGTTTCTTCCTGGAACGCGAGCAGCCGCGTATCCTGGCGCTGCTCAAGGAACTCGATCTGGTGAAGTAA
- the pcp gene encoding pyroglutamyl-peptidase I encodes MRILVTGFDPFGGEPVNPSLEAVRELGRRGLPGSELYVRPLPTSFSRAPQALRAALEELRPDLALCVGQAGGRAELSLERVAVNLADAPIADNDGDQPTDRPLVEGGPNAYFAALPVKAAVAALREAGLPASVSLSAGTFVCNAAMYHLLHLAATDFPGLRGGFLHIPFLPEQAARHPGRPSMGLLEVVRGLELILSVCAAQETDLEVAGGATH; translated from the coding sequence ATGCGGATTCTGGTCACCGGTTTTGATCCTTTTGGCGGCGAGCCCGTCAATCCCTCGCTCGAGGCGGTCCGTGAGCTGGGGCGTCGCGGTCTGCCGGGCAGCGAACTGTACGTGCGCCCGCTGCCCACCTCGTTCTCCCGCGCGCCGCAGGCGTTGCGCGCAGCCCTCGAGGAGCTACGTCCGGACCTGGCCCTGTGCGTGGGGCAGGCGGGCGGACGCGCCGAGCTCAGCCTCGAGCGGGTGGCGGTGAACCTAGCCGACGCGCCGATTGCGGACAACGACGGCGACCAGCCGACCGACCGCCCGCTGGTCGAGGGCGGACCGAACGCTTACTTTGCCGCGTTGCCGGTCAAGGCGGCGGTCGCCGCGCTGCGCGAGGCCGGGCTGCCCGCCTCGGTCTCGCTGTCGGCCGGGACGTTCGTGTGCAACGCGGCCATGTATCACCTGCTGCACCTCGCCGCCACCGACTTTCCCGGGTTGCGCGGCGGCTTCTTGCACATCCCCTTTCTGCCCGAGCAGGCCGCCCGTCACCCCGGACGTCCCTCGATGGGACTGCTCGAGGTGGTGCGCGGCCTCGAGCTGATCCTGAGCGTGTGCGCGGCGCAGGAAACGGACCTCGAGGTGGCCGGGGGCGCTACGCACTGA
- a CDS encoding 5-oxoprolinase subunit PxpA — protein sequence MTVDLNCDLGEGFPFDAELIPLATSVNVACGLHAGGWREMERAVALALEAGVAIGAHPGYPDREGFGRRELNLPAPDVYALVLYQLGALEGMVRARGGRLAHVKPHGALYNRAARDLEVARAIARAVADFDADLRLYGLSGSALLDAAAERGLRAVSEVFADRGYRADGTLVPRGEPGALVESPLEAAARVQDMLRFGQVRSVQGPWLRVHAQTVCVHGDGQEALRALCGLRAALEDQGVVLRAP from the coding sequence ATGACGGTGGACCTGAACTGCGATCTGGGCGAGGGCTTTCCATTTGATGCCGAACTGATTCCGCTGGCAACCTCGGTCAACGTCGCCTGCGGGTTGCACGCCGGCGGCTGGCGCGAGATGGAGCGCGCGGTTGCGCTGGCGCTGGAAGCGGGGGTGGCGATCGGAGCGCATCCGGGCTACCCGGACCGGGAAGGGTTCGGGCGACGCGAACTGAACCTGCCCGCCCCGGACGTGTACGCGCTGGTGCTGTACCAGCTCGGGGCTCTCGAAGGCATGGTGCGGGCGCGCGGTGGGCGACTGGCACACGTCAAGCCGCACGGGGCGCTGTACAACCGTGCGGCCCGCGACCTCGAGGTGGCCCGCGCCATCGCGCGGGCGGTGGCGGATTTCGACGCGGACCTGCGGCTTTACGGTCTGTCCGGCAGCGCCCTGCTGGACGCGGCGGCCGAACGGGGCCTGCGCGCGGTGAGCGAGGTGTTCGCCGACCGGGGCTACCGCGCCGACGGCACGCTGGTACCCCGTGGCGAGCCCGGAGCGCTGGTGGAATCTCCGCTCGAGGCGGCTGCGCGGGTACAGGACATGCTGCGTTTCGGACAGGTCCGTTCGGTCCAGGGCCCGTGGCTGCGGGTGCACGCCCAGACCGTATGCGTTCACGGTGACGGTCAGGAGGCCCTCCGGGCCCTGTGCGGCCTGCGCGCGGCCCTCGAGGACCAGGGCGTGGTCCTGCGGGCCCCCTGA
- a CDS encoding 5-oxoprolinase/urea amidolyase family protein, which yields MIEVLRAGPTSAVQDLGRPGYARSGISRAGAADRWALRIANLLVGNPEGAAALELTTGTALRFEADHLVALSGADLSADLEGLPLPLHRPVRVRAGEILRLGAPRSGVRAYLAVAGGLDLPLDLGSRATDLRAGLGGLGGRALRAGDVLAVGQSSDWAQGWTKWLARRARRATSWALDPDLLPRYSRAPVLRAVPGPEEAEFARHSREAFWRDAYEVTRLADRVGVRLEGASLIRREARELLSGAVVPGVVQVPPGGQPLVLSVEAQTLGGYPRIAVVASVDLPLLVQLAPGHLVRFERTTPEEARAARARLAARLSSLRATLSEWRAERA from the coding sequence GTGATCGAGGTGCTGCGCGCCGGACCGACGAGTGCGGTGCAGGACCTGGGACGCCCGGGCTACGCCCGCAGCGGCATCTCGCGCGCAGGCGCCGCCGACCGCTGGGCGCTGCGGATCGCCAACCTGCTGGTCGGGAACCCCGAGGGTGCGGCGGCCCTCGAGCTGACCACCGGGACCGCGCTGCGCTTTGAGGCGGACCACTTAGTCGCGCTCAGCGGCGCGGACCTCTCGGCCGACCTCGAGGGGCTGCCGTTGCCGCTGCACCGTCCGGTGCGGGTGCGCGCCGGGGAGATCCTGCGGCTGGGCGCTCCGCGCAGCGGCGTGCGCGCCTATCTGGCGGTGGCCGGAGGGCTGGACCTGCCGCTGGACCTGGGGAGCCGCGCCACGGACCTGCGGGCCGGGTTGGGCGGGCTGGGCGGCCGGGCCCTGCGGGCCGGGGACGTGCTGGCCGTGGGGCAGTCCTCGGACTGGGCGCAGGGCTGGACCAAGTGGCTGGCGCGCCGTGCACGCCGCGCGACCTCCTGGGCGCTCGACCCGGACCTGCTGCCGCGCTACTCGCGCGCACCGGTGCTGCGCGCCGTTCCCGGCCCGGAAGAGGCCGAGTTCGCCCGGCACAGCCGTGAAGCCTTCTGGCGCGACGCCTACGAGGTGACCCGGCTGGCTGACCGGGTGGGCGTGCGCCTCGAAGGAGCCTCGCTGATTCGCCGCGAGGCGCGCGAGCTGCTCTCGGGCGCGGTGGTGCCCGGGGTGGTGCAGGTGCCGCCGGGCGGGCAGCCGCTGGTGCTGTCGGTCGAGGCCCAGACCCTGGGCGGCTATCCGCGCATCGCGGTGGTGGCCAGCGTGGACCTGCCGCTGCTGGTACAGCTGGCCCCCGGGCACCTGGTGCGCTTCGAACGCACCACCCCCGAGGAGGCGCGCGCCGCCCGCGCGCGCCTCGCTGCGCGCCTGTCAAGCCTGCGCGCCACCCTGAGCGAGTGGCGCGCAGAGCGGGCCTAG
- the pxpB gene encoding 5-oxoprolinase subunit PxpB gives MNAPVRCYPLGEAALVVDLGGVPGEATFRRLRALADDLEEHRPPGMLEAVPGYLTLTVLLDPLRADAQAVEQTVRALLHDLEEAPLEEPEPIEIGVIYGGPDGPDLAFVAEHCGLSEHEVVERHTAPIYRVHLIGFAPGFPYLGGLDPRLEVPRRAVPRPHVPAGSVGLAGQQTGVYSLETPGGWQLIGRTHQVLFDPRRDPPALLRAGDRLRFVPLEVRL, from the coding sequence GTGAACGCCCCTGTGCGCTGTTACCCGCTGGGCGAGGCTGCGCTGGTCGTGGACCTGGGCGGAGTGCCCGGCGAGGCGACGTTCCGGCGTCTGCGCGCCCTGGCCGATGACCTCGAAGAGCACCGGCCGCCCGGGATGCTCGAGGCCGTGCCCGGCTACCTGACCCTGACTGTGCTGCTCGACCCGCTGCGCGCCGATGCCCAGGCGGTAGAACAGACGGTGCGCGCGCTGCTGCACGATCTCGAGGAGGCCCCGCTCGAGGAGCCCGAACCGATCGAGATCGGGGTGATCTACGGCGGCCCGGATGGACCGGACCTGGCCTTTGTGGCCGAACACTGCGGCCTGAGCGAGCACGAGGTGGTAGAACGCCACACCGCTCCGATCTACCGCGTGCACCTGATCGGCTTTGCGCCCGGCTTTCCGTATCTGGGCGGGCTGGACCCGCGCCTCGAGGTGCCGCGCCGCGCGGTTCCCCGGCCGCACGTCCCGGCCGGATCGGTGGGCCTGGCCGGACAACAGACCGGGGTGTACTCGCTCGAGACGCCGGGCGGCTGGCAGCTGATCGGTCGCACCCATCAGGTTCTGTTCGATCCGCGCCGCGACCCGCCTGCGCTGCTGCGCGCCGGGGACCGCCTGCGCTTCGTGCCGCTCGAGGTGCGCCTGTGA
- a CDS encoding GIY-YIG nuclease family protein yields MSPWYVYLLRCADGSLYAGATNHPERRLRQHNAGRGARYTRARRPLELVYLEACAGRPEALRREAELKRLPRAAKLALVAASPQAAASRLEKA; encoded by the coding sequence GTGAGCCCGTGGTACGTTTACCTGCTGCGCTGCGCTGACGGCAGCCTGTACGCGGGGGCCACCAACCACCCCGAGCGCCGCCTGCGCCAGCACAACGCTGGCCGGGGCGCGCGCTACACCCGCGCGCGGCGCCCGCTGGAACTGGTGTACCTCGAGGCCTGTGCGGGGCGCCCGGAGGCGCTGCGGCGCGAAGCCGAACTGAAACGCCTGCCCCGCGCGGCCAAGCTGGCGCTGGTGGCCGCCTCGCCCCAAGCTGCCGCCTCACGCCTCGAGAAAGCCTAA
- a CDS encoding GNAT family N-acetyltransferase translates to MQQITPDPSLSPALTALLAHALQDASALGLEAALARYRTSDHLLLVHPTLEVPQGIIGLRRLGPERAAVVHLAVDPALRRRGIGRELIAGAVLRFGLTVLEAQSDAQTAGFYRALGFEVTPLDPTDPDAQRFRCLWQL, encoded by the coding sequence ATGCAGCAGATCACGCCTGACCCTTCTCTTTCCCCAGCCCTGACCGCCTTGCTGGCCCATGCGCTGCAAGATGCCTCTGCGCTCGGTCTCGAGGCTGCCCTGGCCCGGTACAGGACATCCGATCACCTCCTGCTGGTGCACCCGACCCTCGAAGTTCCGCAGGGCATCATCGGCCTGAGGCGGCTGGGGCCGGAACGGGCGGCCGTCGTGCACCTGGCGGTGGACCCGGCGCTGCGTCGGCGCGGCATCGGACGCGAGCTGATCGCAGGAGCCGTGCTGCGTTTCGGGCTGACCGTCCTCGAGGCCCAGAGCGACGCCCAGACGGCCGGGTTTTACCGTGCCCTGGGTTTTGAGGTGACCCCCCTGGACCCGACCGACCCGGACGCGCAGCGCTTTCGCTGTCTCTGGCAGCTGTGA
- the cysK gene encoding cysteine synthase A, producing the protein MIEHFIGKTPLLHLERLSTPEMADVFVKLEGLNPGGSIKDRTALSMVQDAEERGLLRPGGTIVEPTSGNTGVGLAQVAAARGYRLILTMPAQMSEERKRTLTAYGAELVLTDPKERMLAAIAEAQRIAQETGAWMPNQFDNPANPRAHYLTTGPELWEQMQGRIDAFVYGSGTGGTLTGVGRYLRERNPQVHIVAVEPARSNVLSGGERGEHGFQGMGPGFVPPNLDVTLIDQVIPVWEEDAYPLARELARREGVFVGMSSGGILWAALEVARALGPGKRVATIACDSGARYLSTALYSGENDTPAGYLPRSRERVP; encoded by the coding sequence ATGATCGAGCACTTCATCGGCAAGACCCCGCTGCTGCACCTCGAGCGCCTGAGCACTCCCGAGATGGCCGACGTGTTCGTCAAACTCGAGGGGCTGAATCCGGGCGGCTCGATCAAGGACCGTACGGCCCTCTCGATGGTGCAAGACGCCGAGGAGCGCGGTCTGCTGCGCCCGGGAGGCACCATCGTGGAGCCCACCTCGGGCAACACCGGGGTCGGTCTGGCGCAGGTGGCGGCGGCGCGCGGCTACCGCCTGATCCTGACCATGCCCGCCCAGATGAGCGAGGAGCGCAAGCGCACGCTGACCGCCTACGGTGCCGAGCTGGTGCTGACCGATCCCAAGGAGCGCATGCTGGCAGCCATCGCTGAGGCACAGCGCATCGCGCAGGAAACGGGAGCGTGGATGCCCAACCAGTTCGATAACCCCGCCAACCCACGCGCCCACTACCTCACCACCGGCCCGGAACTGTGGGAGCAGATGCAAGGACGCATCGATGCGTTCGTGTACGGCAGCGGTACCGGCGGCACGCTGACCGGGGTGGGCCGCTACCTGCGCGAGCGAAACCCGCAGGTGCACATCGTTGCGGTCGAGCCCGCCCGCAGCAACGTACTGTCCGGCGGCGAGCGCGGCGAGCACGGCTTTCAGGGCATGGGGCCCGGTTTTGTTCCGCCGAACCTCGACGTCACCTTGATCGATCAGGTCATCCCGGTATGGGAGGAGGACGCCTACCCCCTGGCACGCGAGCTCGCGCGGCGCGAGGGCGTGTTCGTGGGCATGTCCAGCGGCGGCATTTTGTGGGCGGCCCTCGAGGTGGCCCGCGCTCTGGGCCCGGGCAAGCGGGTGGCGACCATCGCCTGCGACTCGGGGGCGCGCTACCTCTCGACCGCCCTTTACAGCGGTGAAAACGACACGCCTGCGGGCTACTTGCCGCGCTCGCGTGAGCGGGTGCCGTAG
- a CDS encoding thioredoxin domain-containing protein: protein MALILLALLGLSAASAQLTYPPEELANVLGGKLKGNTLRFHSSLFGSAVLNLEVRGGLVTRVTYAGKPDDINAAARGIAYASGYFDTVNDLVKWMSLNRQVLHGRGPQQVDFADDVNLTVDWGDRLRFALEMRKYTFDDAYDRHVLGRSGPIIREFSDFECPYCAQLYREVMPTIKRAVQQGQARFSYLQVPLTRIHPQAMPLALGSECAAQQGKFYPFHDLAFETDARVAPIELARRLKLDAPKFTKCLKDPAVRKRVDADNALAERVGVRGTPTTFVGPYRVYDPHNPEAYLHLIRFIHATK from the coding sequence ATGGCACTGATCCTGCTGGCCCTGCTGGGACTGTCTGCCGCCTCTGCCCAGCTGACCTACCCCCCGGAAGAACTGGCCAACGTCCTCGGTGGCAAGCTGAAAGGGAACACCCTGAGATTCCACAGTTCTCTGTTTGGCTCTGCGGTTTTAAACCTCGAGGTGCGCGGTGGGCTGGTGACCCGCGTGACCTACGCGGGCAAGCCGGACGATATCAATGCCGCTGCGCGGGGGATTGCGTATGCCAGCGGCTACTTCGATACGGTGAACGATCTCGTCAAGTGGATGTCCTTGAACCGGCAGGTGTTGCATGGCCGGGGACCGCAGCAGGTCGACTTCGCAGACGATGTGAATCTCACGGTGGACTGGGGAGACAGGCTGCGTTTCGCCCTCGAGATGCGCAAGTACACTTTCGATGATGCGTACGACCGCCACGTGCTGGGCCGCAGCGGGCCGATTATCCGCGAGTTCAGTGATTTCGAGTGCCCCTACTGCGCGCAGCTCTACCGAGAGGTTATGCCGACCATCAAGCGTGCGGTGCAGCAGGGGCAGGCTCGCTTCAGCTACCTGCAGGTGCCGTTGACCCGGATTCACCCGCAGGCCATGCCTTTGGCACTGGGCAGCGAGTGTGCCGCGCAACAGGGCAAGTTCTACCCTTTTCACGATCTGGCGTTTGAGACCGATGCCCGGGTCGCTCCGATCGAACTCGCCCGCCGCCTCAAGTTGGACGCCCCCAAATTTACGAAGTGTCTGAAAGACCCGGCGGTGCGAAAGAGGGTGGACGCAGACAATGCGCTGGCTGAGCGGGTCGGGGTGCGCGGGACGCCCACCACCTTTGTGGGGCCCTACCGGGTTTACGACCCTCATAATCCCGAAGCGTACCTGCACCTGATCCGCTTTATCCACGCGACCAAGTAA
- a CDS encoding NUDIX hydrolase → MPAFERARRIAAIAQTGLAYARDPYDLERYRELQALAAELLEQHLEQPAARLLEVLRLEQGYPTPKVDVRAAVWQQDRILLTRERLDGRWSLPGGWADADATPGEMAARETLEETGYVVRPRRVLAVWDKAAARHGHPPDFWAVYKIVLACDLEGGAPRESTETDGVGFFGLEELPALSESRVTEAQLRRLFELRQHPEWGTDFD, encoded by the coding sequence ATGCCTGCTTTCGAGCGTGCCCGCCGCATCGCTGCCATCGCCCAGACCGGGCTGGCGTATGCCCGTGATCCTTATGACCTCGAGCGTTACCGCGAACTGCAGGCCCTGGCGGCCGAACTGCTCGAGCAGCACCTCGAGCAGCCTGCCGCGCGCCTGCTCGAGGTGTTGCGCCTCGAGCAGGGGTATCCCACGCCCAAGGTGGACGTGCGCGCGGCGGTCTGGCAGCAAGACCGCATCCTGCTGACCCGGGAGCGCCTGGACGGGCGCTGGTCGCTGCCGGGCGGCTGGGCCGATGCCGACGCGACGCCGGGCGAGATGGCCGCCCGCGAGACCCTCGAGGAGACCGGGTACGTGGTGCGGCCGCGCCGGGTACTGGCGGTGTGGGACAAGGCTGCGGCGCGGCACGGCCACCCGCCGGACTTCTGGGCGGTGTACAAGATCGTGCTGGCCTGCGACCTCGAGGGCGGTGCTCCTCGGGAGAGCACCGAGACCGACGGGGTGGGGTTTTTTGGCCTCGAGGAGCTGCCTGCGCTCTCCGAGAGCCGGGTCACGGAAGCCCAGCTGCGGCGGCTGTTCGAGCTGCGGCAGCACCCGGAGTGGGGCACGGATTTCGATTGA
- a CDS encoding 5'-methylthioadenosine/adenosylhomocysteine nucleosidase: MSTPLSLPLPSPATGIIGAMDQEIELLLQSLEAREDVHLSGMTFYRGVLEGRPVVLTRCGIGKVNAAMTTLALIWLGADRIIFTGVAGGVRPGLRVGDIVVSTDLVQHDLDASALGYALGQVPDEAEFSWEADAALRDLALEVASQVTDVQAVAGRIVSGDQFIASPEKVRWLQQTFDAAAAEMEGAAVAQVAYKNRVPFVVIRSLSDTADGGAHMDYPTFMPIAAARAKTVVREMLRRLR; the protein is encoded by the coding sequence ATGAGCACCCCGCTGTCCCTTCCCCTGCCCTCCCCTGCCACCGGCATCATCGGTGCCATGGACCAGGAAATCGAACTGCTGCTCCAGAGCCTCGAAGCCCGCGAAGACGTGCATCTGAGCGGCATGACCTTCTACCGCGGCGTCCTCGAGGGCCGTCCGGTGGTCCTGACCCGCTGCGGCATCGGCAAGGTCAACGCGGCCATGACCACACTGGCCCTGATCTGGCTGGGCGCGGACCGCATCATTTTCACCGGCGTGGCCGGAGGCGTGCGCCCGGGCCTCAGGGTAGGCGACATCGTGGTCTCGACCGACCTGGTACAGCACGACCTGGACGCCTCGGCCCTCGGTTACGCGCTGGGCCAGGTGCCCGACGAGGCCGAATTCTCCTGGGAGGCCGACGCCGCCCTGCGCGACCTGGCCCTCGAGGTGGCCTCGCAGGTGACGGACGTGCAGGCGGTGGCCGGACGCATCGTCTCGGGCGACCAGTTCATCGCCAGTCCCGAGAAGGTCCGCTGGCTGCAACAGACCTTTGATGCCGCCGCTGCCGAGATGGAGGGTGCGGCCGTAGCACAGGTGGCCTACAAGAACCGCGTTCCGTTCGTGGTGATCCGCTCGCTGTCCGACACGGCCGACGGCGGAGCGCACATGGACTACCCGACCTTCATGCCGATCGCGGCGGCCCGGGCCAAGACGGTGGTGCGGGAAATGCTGCGGCGCCTGCGCTAA
- a CDS encoding CidA/LrgA family protein: MPFLLGLFVLFAFLLLGEGVQRALHLPVPGSVVGMVLLWAALELRLVRLEWVEGAARSLQAILGLLFVPAGAGLVAHLGAGWTWAATLAVMAVALLATLAVTGWTLERGTQR, encoded by the coding sequence ATGCCTTTTCTGCTCGGCCTGTTCGTGCTGTTCGCCTTCTTGCTCCTGGGTGAGGGGGTGCAGCGTGCGCTGCACCTGCCGGTCCCCGGTTCGGTGGTGGGCATGGTCTTGCTGTGGGCCGCGCTGGAACTGCGCCTGGTCCGCCTCGAGTGGGTAGAAGGGGCCGCGCGCTCGCTGCAGGCGATCTTGGGGTTGCTGTTCGTTCCGGCCGGAGCGGGGCTGGTCGCGCACCTGGGGGCCGGCTGGACCTGGGCGGCCACGCTGGCCGTGATGGCCGTGGCCTTGCTGGCCACCCTGGCCGTCACCGGCTGGACCCTCGAGCGGGGCACGCAGCGATGA